In Podospora pseudoanserina strain CBS 124.78 chromosome 5, whole genome shotgun sequence, a single window of DNA contains:
- a CDS encoding hypothetical protein (EggNog:ENOG503P7JH) codes for MSQSQRDVFLYRRPISSFAKIPLLNKWRKATINHWTVCVSDTCYEVAATPDDPSGLSHNLRIKPKSEWIEEMQKKALEYEPINLGECKTTWPDDKIEECGKSNDIWKELFEKTYQNFLWNCQEFALWHLRCIVDNLSEKEISDRWESWNPDAMIPAILMGGGPGFAAGMATGAAAGTAVVDMAVTGGVITLTA; via the exons ATGTCGCAATCACAACGAGACGTTTTCCTCTATAGGCGACCCATCAGTAGCTTTGCcaaaatccccctcctcaacaaatGGCGCAAAGCTACCATCAACCATTGGACAGTTTGCGTGAGCGACACATGCTACGAAGTCGCCGCCACACCCGACGATCCAAGCGGACTATCGCACAACCTGCGCATCAAGCCCAAGTCGGAATGGATCGAGGAAATGCAAAAGAAAGCGCTTGAATATGAGCCTATTAATTTGGGTGAATGCAAGACGACATGGCCGGATGACAAGATTGAAGAATGCGGCAAGT CAAACGATATATGGAAGGAGCTTTTTGAAAAGACATACCAAAACTTTTTATGGAACTGCCAAGAATTTGCCCTCTGGCACCTGCGGTGCATAGTAGACAATTTGAGCGAAAAGGAGATCTCGGATCGCTGGGAGAGCTGGAATCCGGATGCTATGATACCGGCAATCCTGATGGGTGGAGGGCCCGGTTTTGCGGCAGGTATGGCGACGGGTGCGGCGGCAGGTACAGCGGTTGTAGATATGGCTGTCACCGGAGGCGTCATCACATTGACG GCATAA